Within the Echinicola sp. 20G genome, the region AAAGATGCCAAAGCTGTTAACATCGTAATCCCAGCTGAAGGACCATCTTTTGGTACTGCTCCAGCAGGAACGTGAATATGAAGGTCGTATTGATCAAAGATTCGGCTATCTATTCCATATTTGTAAGCCTTGGACCTTAAGTAGGAAATGGCAGTCATGGCTGATTCTTTCATCACATCACCTAATTGACCGGACAGGGTTAGTTTCCCTTTTCCTTTGCTCAAAGAGGATTCAATAAAGAGGATTTCTCCACCAACTGATGTCCATGCCAAGCCCGTAACCACTCCGGCCACACTGTTGTCTTGGTACATTTCTTTATCAAAAACTTCACCACCCAAAATTTTTCTCACCATGGCTGCTGTGATTTTCTTTTGGTACTCCTCCTCCATTGCAATGGATTTGGCCACATTCCTGATAACTGTACCCAACTGCCTTTCCAAATTTCTTACGCCAGATTCCCTGGTATAATCTTCTATCACTTTTACAATAGCCGCTTTATCGAAAGAAATATCCTTGGCTTTTAATCCATGTTCTTTTCGTTGCTTTGGAATAAGGTGCTTTTTGGCTATTTCCACTTTTTCTTCCATGGTATAACCCGTCACCTCAATCATCTCCATCCTGTCCCTCAAAGCAGGCTGGATAGTCTCCAATGAATTGGCGGTAGCGATAAACAACACTTTGGAAAGGTCATAGTCTACTTCGAGGTAATTGTCTACAAATGCCTTGTTTTGCTCAGGGTCAAGCACCTCCAAGAAAGCGGAAGAAGGATCCCCTCTGAAATCTGAGCTCAGTTTATCGATCTCATCCAATACATAAACAGGGTTGGATGATTTGACTTTCTTCATATTCTGGATAATCTTTCCAGGCATGGCACCAACATAGGTCTTTCGGTGACCTCTGATCTCTGCCTCATCATGCAAGCCTCCAAGAGACATCCTCACATATTTTCTTCCCAATGCCTTGGCAATGGACTTGCCCAAGGAAGTTTTCCCAACACCAGGAGGGCCATAAAGGCATAAAATCGGGCCTTTCAAATCTTGCTTGAGCTTTAGCACAGCCAAATACTCAATGATTCTATCTTTAACTTTTTCAAGGCCATGATGCTCCTTATCCAAGATATCTTTGGCTCTCCTCAAGTCAAAATTATCCTCGGTAAACTCATTCCACGGCAAATCAACCATCACTTCTGCATAATTCAATGCAATCGGATATTCAGCAGCAGATGGATTTATCCTCAACACTTTGTCCAGCTCTTTTTCAAAGTGCTTCCCTACTTCTTCTGGCCACTGTTTATTTTTACCCCTCGCACGCAATTCTTCCACTTCTTTCTCAGGTCCCTCTTCACCTAGTTCGGTTTGAAGCACCTTCATCTGCTGTCTTAGGAAGTAATCTCTTTGCTGCTGGTCGATATCAGTATGAACCTTCTTGTGAATCTCACTTTTCAGCTCCAACATCTGGATATCCTTCATCATAAATTCAAGCAGCAAGGTTGCCCTATCCACTCCATCATTGATCTCTAGCAATTTTTGCTTGGACTCAACAGGAGCAGTAATATTGGATGAAAGGAAATGCGTCAAAAAGGCCGTATTATCAATGTTGTCCAAAGCCACCTGGGCTTCTCTAGGAATATCGGGATTTAATTGCAAGATCTTGGCTGCGGCATCTTTAAGCGATTCTTCCAAAGCCTGAATCTTTTTGTTTCCCTCTGGAAAAGTTTCCTCCAGGTACTCTACTTTCGCCTGGAAATAGGGATCTTCGGTAATGGTTTCCTTTATCTTGAAACGCTTTTTCCCTTGGATGATAATGGTCGTATTGCCATCAGGCAAAACAATCATTTTAACAATCTTTGCGATGGTCCCTACATGATAAATATCATCCCAAGAAGGATCATCATTATTTGGATTGATCTGGGCGCAA harbors:
- the lon gene encoding endopeptidase La → MNKNDSPLYQSLIMGDFASEGDLIHLITDDEEADQSQLESYSEEIPILSVRNTVLFPGVVIPITVGRERSIKLVKKAQKGDKMIGVCAQINPNNDDPSWDDIYHVGTIAKIVKMIVLPDGNTTIIIQGKKRFKIKETITEDPYFQAKVEYLEETFPEGNKKIQALEESLKDAAAKILQLNPDIPREAQVALDNIDNTAFLTHFLSSNITAPVESKQKLLEINDGVDRATLLLEFMMKDIQMLELKSEIHKKVHTDIDQQQRDYFLRQQMKVLQTELGEEGPEKEVEELRARGKNKQWPEEVGKHFEKELDKVLRINPSAAEYPIALNYAEVMVDLPWNEFTEDNFDLRRAKDILDKEHHGLEKVKDRIIEYLAVLKLKQDLKGPILCLYGPPGVGKTSLGKSIAKALGRKYVRMSLGGLHDEAEIRGHRKTYVGAMPGKIIQNMKKVKSSNPVYVLDEIDKLSSDFRGDPSSAFLEVLDPEQNKAFVDNYLEVDYDLSKVLFIATANSLETIQPALRDRMEMIEVTGYTMEEKVEIAKKHLIPKQRKEHGLKAKDISFDKAAIVKVIEDYTRESGVRNLERQLGTVIRNVAKSIAMEEEYQKKITAAMVRKILGGEVFDKEMYQDNSVAGVVTGLAWTSVGGEILFIESSLSKGKGKLTLSGQLGDVMKESAMTAISYLRSKAYKYGIDSRIFDQYDLHIHVPAGAVPKDGPSAGITMLTALASLYTQRKVKAKLAMTGEITLRGKVMPVGGIKEKILAAKRAGIKEIVLCKRNQKDIEEIDEQYVKGVTFHFVDNVDEVLEISLMNSKVDDPLKFTFEESSKSVEV